The proteins below are encoded in one region of Listeria swaminathanii:
- a CDS encoding DUF1015 domain-containing protein: protein MVNIRPFKAIRPIKNLAEKVASLPYDVLNSDEARELGDANKYSFLHIDKAEIDLDPAISPYDPAVYQKAADNLEQFELDGWLGREANPAFYIYQLTMDGRPQTGLVVCTSIDDYMNGEIKKHELTREEKELDRIRHVDVCDANTSPIFLTYRGKEAINTLVESWVRENEPEYDFESFHGVAHKVWAITDAHILEDLSAAFSEVPALYIADGHHRTESAVKVGLKRREEFPEAGPEAEFNFFLSVVFPEEQLEILDYNRVVNVPLEAEFLSKIETSFDVENVGKEAFKPEKPKQVGMYLDGNWYKLTAKREVIPNDVIGQLDVSILQSQVLTPIFGIEDIRRDNRIDFVGGIRGLGELERLVDNGSHSVAFAMYPPTMDDLLSVADASEIMPPKSTWFEPKLLSGLFVHDLESK, encoded by the coding sequence ATGGTAAACATACGTCCATTTAAAGCAATTCGTCCAATCAAAAATTTAGCGGAGAAAGTGGCTTCATTGCCATATGATGTACTTAATTCGGATGAGGCGCGCGAACTTGGTGATGCAAATAAATATTCATTTTTACATATTGATAAGGCGGAAATTGATTTGGATCCGGCGATTTCCCCGTATGACCCAGCTGTGTATCAAAAGGCAGCTGATAATTTGGAGCAATTTGAGTTGGATGGTTGGCTTGGAAGAGAAGCAAATCCGGCATTTTATATTTATCAGCTGACGATGGATGGCCGTCCGCAAACGGGGTTGGTTGTGTGCACGTCGATTGATGATTATATGAATGGGGAGATTAAAAAACATGAGCTGACTCGTGAGGAGAAAGAGTTGGACCGGATTCGCCATGTTGATGTTTGTGATGCGAATACAAGTCCAATTTTCCTAACTTATCGTGGAAAAGAGGCAATTAATACGCTTGTTGAGTCTTGGGTGAGGGAAAATGAGCCGGAATACGACTTTGAGAGCTTCCACGGGGTCGCGCATAAGGTTTGGGCAATTACGGACGCACATATTTTAGAAGACCTGTCAGCGGCGTTCTCGGAAGTCCCAGCGCTATACATCGCAGACGGGCACCATAGAACGGAATCTGCTGTAAAAGTTGGCTTGAAACGGCGCGAAGAATTCCCAGAGGCTGGGCCAGAAGCGGAATTCAATTTCTTTTTATCGGTTGTTTTCCCGGAAGAGCAATTAGAGATTCTTGATTATAATCGGGTTGTGAATGTGCCACTTGAAGCGGAGTTCCTTAGTAAAATCGAAACTAGTTTTGACGTGGAAAATGTTGGAAAAGAAGCATTTAAACCGGAAAAGCCAAAACAAGTTGGGATGTATTTGGACGGGAACTGGTATAAACTTACGGCGAAAAGGGAAGTGATTCCAAATGATGTTATCGGGCAGCTGGATGTTTCGATATTACAATCGCAAGTTTTAACGCCGATTTTTGGGATTGAAGATATTCGTCGCGATAACCGCATTGATTTTGTCGGTGGAATACGTGGATTGGGTGAGCTAGAGCGTCTAGTTGATAATGGCAGCCATTCGGTCGCGTTTGCGATGTACCCGCCAACAATGGACGATTTACTTAGTGTGGCGGATGCTTCGGAAATTATGCCACCGAAATCGACTTGGTTTGAACCGAAATTATTAAGTGGGCTATTTGTCCATGATTTAGAGAGTAAGTAA
- a CDS encoding arsenic metallochaperone ArsD family protein — protein MKHISYFYSAENEPEINLEIWKVFMNNSEAEREIHFEYTGIVFDIQLGEVGKADLPELVETLLDKNGMEALPVLVVNEEVYKYGEFSVIDAISELLDVGVSIQVEED, from the coding sequence ATGAAGCATATTAGTTACTTTTATTCTGCGGAAAATGAGCCGGAGATAAACCTAGAGATATGGAAAGTGTTTATGAATAATAGTGAAGCTGAGCGTGAAATCCATTTTGAATATACAGGAATCGTGTTTGATATTCAGCTGGGAGAGGTCGGGAAAGCGGACTTGCCGGAGTTGGTTGAAACGCTGCTGGATAAGAACGGAATGGAAGCTTTACCGGTTTTAGTTGTGAATGAGGAAGTATACAAGTATGGCGAGTTTTCTGTTATTGATGCTATCTCGGAATTGCTAGATGTTGGTGTTTCTATCCAAGTAGAAGAAGATTGA
- the inlJ gene encoding class 1 internalin InlJ, with amino-acid sequence MKTSKIVLVSLISLTMVSNPLLTSAATNDITDNTTEITNNTESATKQPAPVKTLKAGQTQSFNDWFPDDNLASKVAAAFEMQATDTISEEQLATLTSLDCHNSSIADMTGLEKLTGLTSLICTSNNMTTLDLSQNTNLTYLACDSNKLTNLDVTPLTKLTYLNCDTNKLTQIDVSQNPLLTYLNCARNTLTELDVSHNTQLTELDCHLNKKITKLDVTPHTQLTTLDCSFNKITALDVSQNKLLNRLYCDNNNITELDLNQNSQLTILDCSGNKLTEIDVTLLTQLTYFDCGVNDLTELDVTTLSKLTTLQCIQTDILEIDLTHNPQLTYFKAEGCRKIKELDVTHNTQLYSLDCQGAGITELDLSQNPKLVYLYLNNTELTKLDVSHNTKLKSLSCVNAHIQDFSSVGKIPALNNTFDAEGQTITMPKETLTNNNLTIPVSPDLLDQFGNPMNIEPGDGGVYDQATNTITWENLSTDNPAVTYTFTSANGAIVGTVTTPFEAPQPIKGEDVTVHYLDDKGEKLADDDVLSGNLDDPYTSSAKDIPDYTLTTTPDNATGTFTTTSQSVTYVYTKNIVAAEPVTVNYVDANGKTLAPSETLNGNVDDTYSATAKQIDGYTLSAEPTNATGQFTSSAQTVNYIYTKNPTPEKGVVEIHYVDENNKQLSSTTEISGTVGDNYTTTPKTIDGYTLKTKPTNATGTFNTSSQTVTYMYTKNTEAAQPITVNYMDANGKTLAPSETLNGNIGDKYTATSKQIDGYTLSKEPTNTTGLFTNSTQTVNYIYTKKTNTDQPSPDKKQTKTTPSNLKKTEVKKASATLPKTGDSTPWNSALLGILLSSTALIIWKKKK; translated from the coding sequence TTGAAAACCTCTAAAATAGTATTAGTCTCATTAATTAGTTTGACAATGGTCTCAAATCCACTATTAACTTCCGCGGCAACTAATGATATTACAGACAATACAACAGAAATCACAAATAATACAGAGAGTGCCACAAAGCAACCCGCTCCCGTGAAAACACTCAAAGCCGGTCAAACACAAAGTTTTAACGACTGGTTTCCTGATGACAATTTGGCTTCAAAAGTAGCAGCAGCATTTGAAATGCAAGCAACTGACACTATCAGCGAAGAACAACTAGCGACCCTAACAAGTCTAGACTGCCACAATTCTTCCATAGCAGATATGACTGGTCTTGAAAAATTAACTGGTTTAACAAGCTTAATTTGCACAAGTAACAACATGACCACCCTTGATCTTAGCCAAAACACTAATTTAACTTATCTGGCATGTGATTCAAATAAACTTACAAACCTTGACGTAACCCCACTTACAAAATTAACCTACTTAAATTGTGACACAAACAAACTTACACAAATAGATGTAAGCCAAAATCCTTTGTTAACTTATTTAAACTGCGCGCGCAACACCTTAACCGAACTAGATGTCAGCCACAATACACAATTAACGGAGCTAGACTGCCATTTAAATAAAAAAATCACCAAATTAGATGTGACACCACATACTCAATTAACAACCTTAGACTGTAGCTTTAATAAAATAACTGCATTAGATGTAAGTCAAAATAAACTACTGAACCGTTTATACTGCGACAATAATAATATAACTGAACTGGATCTCAACCAAAATTCACAGCTAACTATCCTAGATTGCTCAGGTAATAAATTGACCGAAATAGATGTAACCCTACTTACACAATTAACATATTTTGATTGCGGCGTAAATGATTTAACCGAATTAGATGTAACTACGCTTTCGAAATTAACTACACTACAATGTATACAAACTGATATATTAGAAATAGACCTAACACACAACCCACAATTAACATATTTTAAAGCTGAAGGATGTAGAAAAATAAAAGAGCTTGATGTCACGCATAATACACAATTATATTCATTAGACTGCCAAGGCGCTGGTATAACAGAATTGGATCTTTCACAAAACCCAAAATTAGTCTATTTGTATTTAAATAATACTGAACTAACGAAATTAGACGTTTCTCATAATACAAAGCTTAAAAGTTTGTCTTGTGTAAATGCTCACATCCAAGACTTCTCTTCTGTGGGCAAAATCCCTGCTCTTAACAATACCTTTGATGCTGAAGGACAAACAATCACGATGCCCAAAGAAACTTTAACAAACAACAACTTGACCATTCCAGTTAGCCCTGATTTATTAGATCAGTTTGGAAATCCGATGAATATTGAACCGGGAGACGGCGGTGTATACGACCAAGCAACAAATACAATAACTTGGGAAAATCTCAGCACAGATAATCCAGCCGTAACCTATACTTTCACCTCCGCAAATGGAGCTATAGTAGGAACCGTAACAACTCCATTTGAAGCACCTCAACCCATCAAAGGAGAAGACGTCACAGTTCATTACCTTGATGATAAAGGAGAAAAATTGGCGGATGATGATGTTTTAAGCGGTAATTTGGACGATCCTTATACTTCTAGCGCGAAAGACATCCCAGATTATACATTAACGACTACTCCAGATAACGCAACTGGAACATTCACTACTACTAGCCAGTCCGTAACGTACGTTTACACTAAAAACATCGTAGCCGCAGAGCCTGTAACCGTTAATTACGTGGATGCTAATGGCAAAACACTCGCTCCATCCGAAACATTAAACGGAAATGTTGATGACACCTATAGCGCTACTGCCAAACAAATCGACGGCTACACATTATCCGCCGAACCAACTAATGCGACTGGACAATTCACAAGCAGCGCGCAAACCGTCAACTACATTTACACAAAAAATCCAACTCCTGAAAAAGGTGTTGTAGAAATTCACTACGTTGACGAAAATAATAAACAACTTAGCTCCACCACAGAAATTTCTGGAACAGTAGGAGATAACTACACGACTACGCCAAAAACTATCGACGGCTACACTCTAAAAACGAAACCTACTAACGCAACCGGCACATTCAATACAAGCAGCCAAACCGTGACATATATGTATACAAAAAACACCGAAGCAGCTCAGCCGATAACAGTGAATTACATGGATGCTAATGGCAAAACACTCGCTCCATCCGAGACACTAAACGGAAATATTGGCGATAAGTATACAGCGACTTCCAAACAAATCGACGGCTACACATTATCCAAAGAACCAACAAACACAACAGGATTATTCACAAATAGCACACAAACCGTTAACTACATCTATACGAAAAAAACGAACACAGACCAACCTTCACCAGATAAAAAGCAAACGAAAACCACACCTTCTAATTTAAAGAAGACCGAAGTAAAAAAAGCTTCCGCTACCTTACCAAAAACGGGCGATTCCACACCATGGAACTCGGCTCTACTTGGTATCCTACTATCTTCCACAGCTTTAATTATCTGGAAAAAGAAAAAATAG
- a CDS encoding helix-turn-helix domain-containing protein codes for MPHLKDYTIGIQHIKQLTSEISLGTKLVFAISGQITIKLSEQKFYLQEGDILVLDRNTFYTIEGNEDNLIIDLTISDTFFAHYYEDYFQHSFKFFSKESDPGRERVVGSLRKSVSELLIASATKKRANKLEAQSALFQILLLLTRFLKRGIPSSARKEVNDKRISRIIREVEERFDEALSLREFAQKEFLSEAYLSRYFKKTTGLGFLQYLTEVRLKHAIQDLLHSAETITEIALKNGFSSQKHFSEVFKFHFELTPSEYRMEHHSETNLLIENRASQMGASIEHIAPSPEILVKLAGLYYDVELGKELNKAPFEKKKIDITEKSARCLSKNMNILTIGELKEVLKDNVQKQIITTRDEIGINYIGIRHLFRGSTFLPETETDELVPTSSPYANADLALTFLKQQNLQLFIRLEYQDILGEEEAVFERLDHFLRHCMQVFGREFVSKWHFMFYEPKNTYADKAELKKLYLKLYQIIKSCFPAIQVGNFVPFSLSKDAVPERHTWFLEEADKIDFVAFNANQNEAVDFSKEDTQSFLVSEDHCLSKTLKLKAFLKHHHINKPLMLVNWNTLSGNTRYTNGTFFRGALVLKTMLDLVPEVDALGFWINTELHEGDDSKLNISLDGIEMFHFFNGKRPAFYAVKFLRRLKGVVVAEGPDFIMTKHVDGYQLILMNCATINPRYSVEERFTKEEQKEMHIRLTGLEAGEYQVRKWQFDRDNGALYSKYWQLNSKYGMDKEILDYIVDVSQPTLTVTDETITEDWSFYAYLDINAIHFYEFRSTI; via the coding sequence GTGCCACATTTGAAAGACTATACGATTGGTATTCAACATATAAAGCAGCTGACTTCGGAAATTTCACTTGGAACAAAGTTGGTATTTGCTATTTCTGGACAGATAACGATTAAGCTTTCAGAGCAGAAATTTTATTTGCAGGAAGGCGATATTTTAGTTCTTGATCGCAACACTTTTTATACAATTGAAGGAAATGAAGATAATTTAATTATTGATTTAACAATTTCAGATACATTTTTTGCGCATTATTATGAGGATTATTTCCAGCATTCGTTTAAATTTTTCTCGAAGGAGAGTGATCCGGGGCGAGAGCGGGTTGTTGGGTCTTTGCGAAAGTCGGTTAGTGAGCTTTTGATTGCTTCGGCGACTAAAAAACGCGCGAATAAATTAGAGGCGCAATCGGCATTATTCCAAATTTTACTTTTGCTTACACGCTTTTTGAAAAGAGGGATTCCGTCTTCGGCACGGAAAGAAGTCAATGATAAACGGATTTCGCGCATTATTCGAGAAGTAGAAGAACGGTTTGATGAAGCCTTGTCTCTGCGCGAGTTTGCGCAAAAAGAGTTTTTAAGTGAGGCGTATTTGTCACGTTATTTTAAAAAGACAACGGGGCTTGGTTTTTTGCAGTATTTGACGGAAGTTCGGTTGAAGCATGCGATTCAAGATTTGCTTCACTCGGCGGAAACTATTACGGAAATAGCACTAAAAAATGGTTTTTCGAGTCAAAAGCATTTTTCGGAAGTGTTTAAGTTTCATTTTGAGTTGACGCCTAGCGAATATCGGATGGAGCATCATTCGGAAACGAATTTACTAATAGAAAACCGGGCGTCACAAATGGGTGCAAGTATCGAACACATCGCGCCATCACCGGAAATTTTAGTGAAGTTAGCGGGTCTTTATTATGATGTGGAGCTTGGTAAGGAATTAAATAAAGCGCCTTTTGAGAAGAAGAAAATTGATATTACGGAAAAGTCGGCGCGCTGTCTCAGCAAGAATATGAATATTTTAACGATTGGTGAGCTGAAAGAAGTGCTGAAAGATAATGTGCAAAAGCAGATTATTACGACGCGGGATGAAATTGGCATTAATTATATTGGCATTCGTCATTTGTTTAGAGGATCGACGTTCTTGCCTGAAACGGAAACGGATGAGCTAGTGCCGACCTCTTCGCCATATGCTAATGCGGATTTAGCGCTCACTTTTTTAAAGCAGCAGAATTTACAATTGTTTATTCGTTTGGAGTATCAAGATATTTTGGGTGAGGAAGAAGCGGTTTTTGAGCGTTTGGATCATTTTTTAAGACATTGTATGCAAGTTTTTGGGCGGGAATTTGTTTCTAAATGGCATTTTATGTTTTATGAACCGAAAAATACATATGCGGACAAAGCAGAATTGAAAAAACTTTATTTGAAGCTATATCAAATTATAAAATCGTGTTTTCCCGCTATCCAAGTCGGAAATTTTGTCCCGTTTTCGTTGTCTAAAGATGCGGTGCCAGAGCGCCACACATGGTTTTTAGAAGAAGCGGATAAAATTGATTTTGTTGCCTTTAATGCGAACCAAAATGAAGCGGTAGATTTTTCGAAAGAGGATACGCAGTCGTTTTTAGTTTCAGAGGATCATTGTTTGTCGAAAACGTTGAAGTTAAAGGCTTTCTTGAAGCATCATCATATTAATAAGCCGTTGATGTTGGTGAATTGGAATACGTTGTCGGGGAATACTAGGTATACGAACGGGACGTTTTTCCGAGGTGCGCTAGTTTTGAAAACGATGCTAGATTTGGTGCCAGAAGTGGATGCGTTAGGATTTTGGATTAATACGGAGCTGCATGAGGGTGACGATAGCAAGTTAAATATTAGCCTGGATGGGATTGAAATGTTCCACTTTTTTAACGGGAAAAGACCGGCGTTTTATGCGGTGAAGTTTTTGAGGCGGCTTAAAGGTGTTGTCGTCGCGGAAGGTCCTGACTTTATTATGACGAAGCACGTGGACGGATATCAGCTGATTTTGATGAACTGTGCGACGATTAATCCGCGCTATTCGGTGGAGGAACGGTTCACTAAAGAAGAGCAAAAAGAAATGCATATTCGGCTTACGGGGCTTGAAGCGGGTGAGTATCAGGTTCGAAAATGGCAATTTGACCGGGATAATGGGGCGCTTTATTCGAAGTATTGGCAGCTTAATAGTAAATACGGGATGGATAAAGAAATTTTGGATTACATTGTGGATGTTTCTCAGCCAACGCTCACGGTGACGGATGAAACGATAACGGAAGATTGGTCGTTTTATGCCTATTTAGATATTAATGCGATTCATTTTTATGAGTTTAGAAGTACGATTTAA